The following proteins come from a genomic window of Nicotiana tomentosiformis chromosome 12, ASM39032v3, whole genome shotgun sequence:
- the LOC138902808 gene encoding uncharacterized protein, with product MKILEKRKIIIACVQEIRCVGYKARDMGSFKLWYSGKVGGRNGVGILVDKDIHELVVEVRMVNDRLMTIKLVVGGFTLIIISAYALQASLDEEVKRHFWEDLEQMSIRFGDSKLEFPEEEGALGVTPRKSSKCFKTIKKIGRLLVLDLDITRKRRKRATYRQNKIKRRALTEAKAQELGVKLVTMVAWRSSGDASAMWTMTAQRIREAAREVLGVSKGYSSGHKGDWWWNGEVQGKVEIKKTVYLKLVESVHEEKKREIRERYKFAKKEAKQAVTAVKTATFSCLYEELEGRGGDKRLFRLAKPR from the exons ATGAAGATTCTCGAGAAAAGGAAGATTATTATAGCTTGTGTTCAGGAGATTAGGTGTGTAGGATATAAGGCGCGGGATATGGGCAGTTTCAAGCTTTGGTATTCTGGGAAAGTGGGGGGCAGGAACGGGGTAGGTATCTTGGTTGATAAGGACATTCATGAATTAGTGGTGGAGGTTAGGATGGTGAATGACAGGCTGATGACTATTAAGCTAGTTGTTGGAGGTTTTACTTTGATCATAATCAGTGCGTACGCACTCCAAGCAAGCTTGGATGAGGAAGTCAAGAGGCATTTCTGGGAGGATTTGGAACAGATG AGCATTCgatttggtgatagcaaactcgagtttcccgaagaagagggagcacttggtgtaacaccccggaaaagttcgaagtgttttaagaccattaaaaaGATTGGGag GCTCCTGGTCTTGGACCTTGACATCACAAGGAAGAGAAGGAAGAGGGCGACGTATAGGCAAAATAAGATAAAGCGGAGAGCCTTGACGGAAGCTAAAGCGCAGGAGTTGGGGGTCAAGCTGGTGACTATGGtggcttggaggagtagtggggacgcaAGCGCTATGTGGACCATGACAGCGCAGCGCATTAGGGAAGCTgcgagagaggtattaggggtctcaaagggttactctagtggtcacaagggagactggtggtggaatggagaggtgcaaGGAAAAGTAGAAATCAAGAAAACAGTGTATCTGAAGCTAGTGGAAAGTGTACACGAGGAGAAGAAGAGGGAGATTAGGGAGCGTTATAAGTTCGCTAAGAAAGAGGCAAAACAAGCAGTTACGGCGGTCAAGACTGCAACTTTTAGTTgtttgtatgaggaactcgagggtcgaggtggggataagaggttgtttAGATTAGCCAAGCCACGATAA